CCCGACGGCGTGCCTTGACACCGCGATGGCCGGCCTCCACCGCCAGCTGCGTGTCGGGTTGCACTGCCGCATCACACAGCAACCCGTCCCTCACGACCCCGGCGAGGTTCCGGACGTGGGTGAAGTGGTACAGCAGAATGCGGTTGGGGACGGCGATGGTCGGCTCCTCGCGAACGGGAAGCAGTGGTCCTACGATACGGCCCTGAGCTGACTGGTCCACACCCCACGGCGGGCTCGGCCGGCCTCAGGCGGGTAGCTCGGCCGGGCCGGCGGCGGCGGGGTGCGACCAGCAGCGGCCCTGCCGGCCCGTGGCCGAGGCGAGCTGGTCCATGATCCTGGAGCGGACGCCGACATAGCCGACATACTGGTTCTCGGCCCGCTGGCGGATACGGGCCAGCTCGTGCGGCGGGCGCTCCTCGGCCAGGAGGGCCCACAGGAGGCTCATGCCGCCCTCGTCGACCTGAGCGCGGCCAGGAACTCCGGCTGGTGGTCGCGGAGCCACTCGCTGCCGGCCCGGACGCCCGCCCACCAGAGCGCGAGGCCGTAGCCGATCGCGAACGGGCAGGCGACGACCAGGGCGGGCCGCCACAGCAGGACACCGACCCCGACCAGGACGGCGATGGGGGCGAGCAGGGTCCCCTGCACCATCACGGCCATCATCTGCACCAGCCCGGTGGTGCAGCCCTGGCCGACGCCCTGGGCGGCCCACAGGTTGGTGGACGCCTCCGGCATCGGGACGGGGTAGCGGACCGAGACGAAGTCGGCCACCGCGAGCATCACCCCGAGCACGCCCAGGGCGACGCAGAGGACCACCGGCAGGTACAGCCAGCCGCCGGTGAGCGCGGCAACGGGCACGGCGACCAGCGCGACCAGCGCCATGCCCCCGATCCCGGTGGCGAGGTTCTTGCCCACCAGGTCGGTGCGGGGGTCGTTCCCGGCCACCAGGTTCGTCCACCAGGCCGCGCCGTCGGAGCCGAACTGGTTGAGCGCGTTCGCGGTCGTCACGTACAGCAGGGCCACGGCCAGGAAGACCAGCTGGGGACGGCGCACCTCCTCCACGAACGCGGCGAAGGCGACCATGGCGAAGGCGAACAGGAAGTTCAGCAGCCAGATCACCCGCAGCCTGGGGTGCCTGGCCATGTAGCGGAGCTCCTTGGCGGCCACCGCACCGCGGGCGTCGGCCGGCAGGACCGGTCGGGCGAACCGGGGGAGCAGTCCGACGGCGGCCCGGCGTCGCGGCCGGTCAGCCGGCTCGGCAGTGGTCAGGACGTGGGCCAGGCTCCGGTGCCACCACCAGAGCAGGAGCAGCGCGGCCAGCGCGGCCAGCAGCAGCTCCCCGGCGGCGGTGGCCAGGTCGCCCCGGCCGGCACCGACCACAGCCCGGGCCGCGAGCCCGGGCGGCAGCCAGCCGGCGACCCGCGCGACCGGCCGCAGGGCGTCGGCGAGCTCGCTGGTGCCAGCCGGCTTGGTGAAGCGCACGACCGCCTGCACGCCGAGGTTGAGCGCGAGCGCGCCCACCGACACGACCACGACCGCGAGGTCGCGCGCCTTGCGCGTGCGCAGCCAGCGCGACAGGGCGGTGGTGAGGGCACGGGCCATCGCCACGCAGAGCACGAACTCGACCAGCACGGCGGCGACCACGATCACGGCGCCAGGCCCGAGCGGCGCGTACCCGGCCACCGCCCCGGCCAGCACGGCCAGCGTGAGCGCGGGCGCGATGCCGATGCAGGACGCGGCGAACAGGCCGGTGACGAGCTGCCGTGGGTGCAGGGGGAGCAGGGCCAGGCGGCTCGGGTCCAGGGTCGCGTCGGCCGCGAAGGTCAGCACCGGCAGGATCGTCCAGGCCAGGAACACGGCCACGAACGCGGTCACGGCCAGGGCGGGACCCAGCCCCGGCGAGGCGCGCGGGACCACGGCGAGCAGGGCGAAGCCACCGGCGGCGAGCGGCGCGGCGACCAGGACCCCGGCGACCAGCCCGAAGGTCTGCTGCCAGTTGCCCCGCAGCCCGTTGCGGAGCAGCCGGAGCTTCAGGCGGACGAGGACCCGAGCCACCCCAGCTCCTCGGTGTCGACCTCGCCGGCGCCGACGAGCTGCACGAAGGCGTCCTCGAGGGGGCGGCCGCCGCGCACCTGGTCGGTCGGGCCCTCGGCGATCAGCCGGCCCTCGTGCATGATGCCGACCCGGTCGCAGAGCCGTTCGACCAGCTCCATGACATGGCTGGAGAACACCACGGTGGCACCGCCGCGGGTGTAGCGCTCGAGCAGGGCCCGGATCGTCCGCGCCGACACCGGGTCGATCGCCTCGAAGGGCTCGTCCAGGAACAGCACCCGGGGGGCGTGGAGCAGGGCGGAGGCCAGAGCGATCTTCTTGCGCATCCCGTGGCTGTAGTCGGCCACCAGCGTCCCGGCCGCCTCGGTCAGGCCGAGCACGTGGAGCAGCTCCCGGGCACGCTCGGCCACGGTGGCCGGGGGCATGCTGCGCAGCAGGCCGTTGTAGGTGAGCAGCTCGTCGCCGGTGAGCCGGTCGAACAGGCGCAGGTCCTCGGGGAGGACGCCGATGCGCTGCTTGGCCGTGAACGGGTCGTGCCAGACCTCGACGCCGTCCACCGCCACCCGCCCGGCGTCTGGTCGCAGCAGCCCAGTCACCATGCTCAGCGTCGTGGTCTTCCCGGCCCCGTTCGGCCCGACCAGGCCGAAGAAGCAGCCGTGCGGAATGTCCAGGTCGATCCCGTCCACGGCCACCTTGCTGCCGAACGCCTTGCGCAGGCCCCGTACGGAGAGCGCGGTGTGCGGCGGGCCCGGCGGGCCGTCGACCCGCCTGAGACCGTCGCCGTCCATCGCGCTCCTCGTCATCTGCCTCTGCCCGGGTGGGCGATCGCCGCTGCGTCGAAGACTCGGCCAGCTTCATTCTTCGGGGTGGCCCGGTCACGGGCCATGAACTTCTGACCGGGTGGGCGGTCATGCCCGCCGGCACGGCCAGCCTACCCTGAGGGCCACCATCTCCCCACCGCGCTTCCCCAGCCCAGCTGCACGAGCGCGTCCTCGAGGCGGGCTGGCAGGTGCTCCCGGTTGCCGGGCGCCTCGGTCCAGGCCAACCGGACCCCGCCCGGATGACGCCCGTCCCGGGTCCGCCGCGGTGGCACGGTGCCCATATACTCGGGGCGATGGACACGCTCCCGTTCCCGGGCTCGCAGGCCTCGCCCGACCTCCTCGACGGCCTGAACGACGCCCAGCGCCAAGCCGTGCTCTCGACCGAGGGCCCCACCCTGATCGTGGCCGGGGCCGGGTCGGGCAAGACCCGCGTGCTCACCCACCGGGTCGCCCACCTCATCAAGGACCGCGGGGTCCACCCGGCCAACGTCCTGGCGATCACGTTCACCAACAAGGCGGCCAGGGAGATGCAGGAGCGCCTGCGCCACCTGGTCGGGCCGGTGGTCAAGGCGATGTGGGTGTCGACCTTCCACTCGGCGTGCGCCCGCATGCTGCGCCGCAGTGGCTCCCGGCTCGGCTACACCTCGACGTTCACGATCTACGACGAGGCCGACGCCGAGCGCCTGATGACGGCGGTCTGCCGGCAGCTCGACCTCGACCCCAAGCGCCTGGCCCCCAGGGCCGTCCGCCACGCCGTCAGCGCGGCAAAGGACGAGTTGCGCGACCCCACCGGCTACGCCGACGTCGCGATGACCTGGTTCGACAAGAAGGTCGCCGAGGCATACCGGCTCTACCAGCGGCGGCTCGAGGAGTCCAACGCGCTCGACTTCGACGACCTCATCATGCAGACCGTGCGGCTGTTCACCGACCACCCCGACGTGCTCGCCGAGTACCAGGCGAGGTTCCGCTACGTGCTGGTCGACGAGTTCCAGGACACCAACGTCGCCCAGTACAAGCTGCTCAAGCTGCTCACCGCCGAGAGCCGCAACCTGGCCGTGGTGGGCGACAGCGACCAGAGCATCTACGCGTTCCGGGGCGCCACCATCCGCAACATCCTCGACTTCGAGGCCGACTACCCCGAGGCCAAGGTCATCCTGCTCGAGCAGAACTACCGCTCCACCCAGACGATCCTCTCGGCGGCCAACGCGGTCATCACCAACAACCTGGAGCGCAAGCCCAAGCAGCTGTGGACCCTGCTCGGCCAGGGGCACCCGATCGTCCGCTACCAGGCCGAGAACGAGCACGACGAGGCGGCCTGGGTCGTCGCCGAGGTCGAGCGCATCCACGACCAGGGGGGCAGCTACGGGCAGGTGGTCGTGTTCTACCGTACCAACGCCCAGTCCCGGGTCCTGGAAGAGGTGTTCGTCAAGGCCGGCCTGCCCTACAAGGTCGTCGGCGGGGTGAAGTTCTACGACCGGCGTGAGGTCAAGGACCTGCTCGCCTACCTCAAGGCAACCGTCAACCCGCTCGACACGGTGAGCCTGCGCCGCGTGCTCAACGTGCCCCGGCGGGGGATCGGCGAGACCAGCGAGCGTGCCATCGACCGCTTCGCCGAGCAGGAGGGCATCGCCCTTGCCGAGGCGCTGCGGCGGGCCGGGGAGGTCCCCGGCCTGGGCGCGCGCCAGGCCCGCGCCGTGGGCGACTTCGTCGCCGTCCTCGACGAGCTGCGCGCCGGCATGCAGGACGGCCGCACCTCGCGCCAGCTCGTGGAGGACGCCTGGTCGCTGTCGGGCCTGATGCGCGAGCTGGAGGCCGACGACACCATCGAGGGCCAGGGCCGGGTCGAGAACGTGCGCGAGCTCCGCTCGGTGGCCGAGGAGTACGCCGAGCGCGACCCGGACGGCGGCCTGCCCGAGTTCCTCGAGTCGATCGCGCTGGTGAGCGACGCCGACGAGGTCGAGTCGGGCAGCCAGGCGGTGACCCTGATGACCCTGCACACGGCCAAGGGGCTCGAGTACCCGGTGGTGTTCATCGTCGGCCTCGAGGAGAACGTCTTCCCCCACATCCGCTCGATCGGCGAGCCCCGCGACTTGGAAGAGGAGCGGCGGCTGGCCTACGTCGGCATCACCCGCGCGCGCGAGCGCCTGTACCTCACCAACGCCTGGAGCCGTTCGCTGTTCGGGTCGACCAGCTACAACCTGCCCTCCCGGTTCCTCAAGGAGGTGCCCGACGAGCTGGTCACGGTCGCCTCGGTCGAGCAGCGGCGGCGCCCCGGCTCGACACCCACCTGGGGGGACGCGAGCCCGGCCTTCGGCGCCGGCCGCCGCACGTTCGGCCCCGGCGGAGGCCAGGCGGGCCGCTCGTCGCCCGCGGGGACCTCGTGGAGCCGGCCCGCCACGCCCGCCGCGGACCTCGCCGAGCAGCAGCGGGGCGCGCTCGACCTGAGCCTCGCGCCCGGCGACGCGGTGGTGCACCGCCAGTGGGGTGCGGGCCGGGTGGTGGCGGTCTCGGGCCAGGGCGAGCGGGCCATGGCCGAGGTGGACTTCCCGAGCCAGGGCCGCAAGCGCCTCCTCCTGCGCTACGCCCCCCTGACCCGACCCGACTGA
The sequence above is drawn from the Actinomycetes bacterium genome and encodes:
- a CDS encoding ABC transporter ATP-binding protein; translated protein: MDGDGLRRVDGPPGPPHTALSVRGLRKAFGSKVAVDGIDLDIPHGCFFGLVGPNGAGKTTTLSMVTGLLRPDAGRVAVDGVEVWHDPFTAKQRIGVLPEDLRLFDRLTGDELLTYNGLLRSMPPATVAERARELLHVLGLTEAAGTLVADYSHGMRKKIALASALLHAPRVLFLDEPFEAIDPVSARTIRALLERYTRGGATVVFSSHVMELVERLCDRVGIMHEGRLIAEGPTDQVRGGRPLEDAFVQLVGAGEVDTEELGWLGSSSA
- the pcrA gene encoding DNA helicase PcrA, producing MDTLPFPGSQASPDLLDGLNDAQRQAVLSTEGPTLIVAGAGSGKTRVLTHRVAHLIKDRGVHPANVLAITFTNKAAREMQERLRHLVGPVVKAMWVSTFHSACARMLRRSGSRLGYTSTFTIYDEADAERLMTAVCRQLDLDPKRLAPRAVRHAVSAAKDELRDPTGYADVAMTWFDKKVAEAYRLYQRRLEESNALDFDDLIMQTVRLFTDHPDVLAEYQARFRYVLVDEFQDTNVAQYKLLKLLTAESRNLAVVGDSDQSIYAFRGATIRNILDFEADYPEAKVILLEQNYRSTQTILSAANAVITNNLERKPKQLWTLLGQGHPIVRYQAENEHDEAAWVVAEVERIHDQGGSYGQVVVFYRTNAQSRVLEEVFVKAGLPYKVVGGVKFYDRREVKDLLAYLKATVNPLDTVSLRRVLNVPRRGIGETSERAIDRFAEQEGIALAEALRRAGEVPGLGARQARAVGDFVAVLDELRAGMQDGRTSRQLVEDAWSLSGLMRELEADDTIEGQGRVENVRELRSVAEEYAERDPDGGLPEFLESIALVSDADEVESGSQAVTLMTLHTAKGLEYPVVFIVGLEENVFPHIRSIGEPRDLEEERRLAYVGITRARERLYLTNAWSRSLFGSTSYNLPSRFLKEVPDELVTVASVEQRRRPGSTPTWGDASPAFGAGRRTFGPGGGQAGRSSPAGTSWSRPATPAADLAEQQRGALDLSLAPGDAVVHRQWGAGRVVAVSGQGERAMAEVDFPSQGRKRLLLRYAPLTRPD